One genomic window of Magnolia sinica isolate HGM2019 chromosome 3, MsV1, whole genome shotgun sequence includes the following:
- the LOC131240148 gene encoding endochitinase EP3-like — MVTLRKNSFLAIILVGILAGFLPHTIVGQNCGCAENLCCSRWGFCGTSDEYCGAGCQAGPCNVPPPTNDVSVADIVTPEFFNGIINQADGGCAGKNFYSRSVFFEALNSYPRFGKVGTIDDSKREIAAFFAHATHETGHFCYIEEIDGPSKDYCDEDNTQYPCVAGKGYYGRGPIQLSWNYNYGPAGQSIGFDGLNAPETVANDPIVSFKTALWYWMNNVHSIITSGQGFGPTIRAINGALECDNRNPATVRARVEYYTDYCKQLGVAPGDNLTC, encoded by the exons ATGGTAACACTCAGGAAGAATAGCTTTCTAGCCATCATCTTGGTCGGAATTCTTGCCGGATTCCTGCCGCACACCATCGTCGGTCAAAACTGCGGCTGTGCAGAGAACCTTTGTTGTAGCCGGTGGGGATTCTGCGGCACAAGCGACGAATATTGTGGTGCTGGATGTCAGGCCGGCCCATGCAACGTCCCACCACCCACTAACGATGTCTCTGTAGCCGACATCGTGACGCCGGAATTCTTCAATGGAATCATTAATCAGGCGGATGGAGGATGCGCAGGCAAGAACTTCTACTCGCGGTCTGTCTTCTTTGAGGCCCTCAACTCCTACCCTCGATTCGGGAAGGTCGGGACTATAGATGATTCAAAGCGTGAGATTGCAGCCTTCTTCGCACACGCCACGCATGAGACTGGAC ATTTTTGCTACATCGAGGAGATAGATGGCCCATCCAAGGACTACTGCGACGAAGACAACACTCAGTACCCATGCGTCGCAGGGAAGGGTTACTACGGCCGCGGTCCGATCCAGTTGTCATGGAACTACAACTACGGGCCCGCCGGACAGAGCATTGGATTTGATGGACTGAATGCTCCGGAAACAGTGGCCAACGATCCCATCGTATCATTCAAGACCGCTTTGTGGTATTGGATGAACAACGTCCATTCGATCATAACTTCTGGCCAAGGGTTTGGGCCCACCATCCGAGCCATCAACGGTGCACTCGAATGCGATAACCGGAACCCAGCAACTGTTCGTGCACGTGTTGAGTATTACACGGATTACTGTAAGCAACTAGGGGTTGCACCAGGCGACAACCTAACTTGTTAG